A stretch of the Deltaproteobacteria bacterium genome encodes the following:
- a CDS encoding sugar phosphate isomerase/epimerase — protein sequence MKRTVLERVQVNMPYLMLVEKYLPMVLRERINPEIGFNCFVLDRFRRDDFAETASRLRDAGLTITFHAPFFDLRPGAIDRRIREVTMDRLNQVFDLVPLFQPVTVVCHASFDDRYYVSNEELWLENSRDTWNHFLRRAAEMNTVVALENVYEQDPVWLGRLFDSLERSSPFCFCFDTGHFNVFSEAPLAEWLDRLGQYLGQLHLHDNDGKKDEHQPVGEGSFPFPDLFEYLAARDAQPVITLEPHEVSTFRRTVKNLETMNLPAAAE from the coding sequence ATGAAACGAACCGTGCTGGAGAGGGTTCAGGTCAATATGCCCTATCTCATGCTGGTGGAAAAATACCTGCCAATGGTCCTGCGGGAGCGGATCAATCCCGAGATCGGCTTTAACTGTTTCGTTCTTGACCGTTTCCGGCGCGACGATTTCGCCGAAACGGCTTCACGGCTCCGTGACGCCGGATTGACGATCACCTTTCACGCACCGTTCTTCGACCTGCGGCCGGGAGCCATTGACAGACGGATACGAGAGGTGACGATGGATCGCCTGAACCAGGTCTTTGACCTGGTGCCCCTTTTCCAACCGGTGACGGTCGTGTGTCATGCCTCTTTCGATGATCGGTATTACGTGTCCAACGAGGAGCTCTGGCTCGAGAACAGCCGGGACACCTGGAACCATTTTCTCAGGCGGGCGGCGGAGATGAACACCGTCGTTGCCCTGGAGAACGTCTATGAACAAGATCCCGTCTGGCTCGGGCGGCTCTTCGATTCCCTTGAAAGATCGAGTCCCTTCTGTTTCTGCTTTGATACGGGTCACTTCAACGTCTTTTCAGAAGCGCCGCTGGCGGAATGGCTCGACAGGCTGGGTCAATACCTGGGCCAGCTGCATCTTCACGATAACGACGGGAAGAAGGATGAACATCAACCCGTGGGTGAGGGGAGCTTCCCCTTTCCGGATCTCTTCGAGTACCTGGCGGCCAGGGATGCGCAGCCGGTGATAACCCTGGAACCCCACGAGGTGTCAACGTTCCGCCGTACCGTGAAGAACCTGGAGACCATGAATTTGCCGGCCGCCGCCGAGTAG
- the aroF gene encoding 3-deoxy-7-phosphoheptulonate synthase, producing the protein MIIVMKRTATEEQIQAVIGWIESIGYRAHPSRGTECTLIGAVGDQRGKEHLKFVESMAGVDKTIPILKPYKLASREVKPGNTVVKVGTLNIGGPGFIVMAGPCSVESDEQMMESAYVIKKGGGHILRGGAFKPRTSPYSFQGMEEAGLKLLKKAREKTGLPVITEVINTTDVDLIEGYADILQIGARNVQNFALLKKAGAARKPVLIKRGMMTTIEELLMSAEYVLSAGNDNVILCERGIRTFETATRNTLDISAVPVLKELTHLPVIVDPSHAAGNWKYVLPLAKSALAAGADGLMIEVHPEPEKAYSDGKQSLKPEKFYQLMDELRHLEGHLKKEGAALQ; encoded by the coding sequence GTGATCATCGTCATGAAGAGAACGGCAACGGAAGAACAGATTCAGGCGGTCATAGGATGGATCGAATCGATCGGATACCGGGCACATCCGTCACGGGGAACCGAATGCACCCTCATCGGTGCCGTCGGCGACCAGCGGGGCAAGGAGCACCTGAAGTTCGTCGAGTCCATGGCGGGTGTGGACAAGACCATCCCCATCCTGAAACCTTACAAGCTTGCAAGCAGGGAAGTGAAACCGGGCAACACGGTTGTGAAGGTCGGAACCCTGAACATCGGCGGCCCCGGCTTCATCGTCATGGCAGGCCCCTGTTCCGTTGAAAGCGATGAACAGATGATGGAAAGCGCCTATGTTATTAAAAAAGGCGGTGGTCATATTCTCAGGGGCGGCGCATTCAAACCGAGGACTTCGCCGTACAGTTTTCAGGGAATGGAGGAAGCCGGCCTGAAGCTCCTCAAAAAAGCCAGGGAAAAGACCGGATTGCCGGTCATCACTGAAGTCATCAACACGACCGATGTGGACCTTATAGAGGGATATGCCGACATCCTGCAGATCGGGGCACGGAACGTCCAGAACTTCGCCCTTCTGAAAAAGGCGGGCGCGGCGCGGAAACCGGTGCTGATCAAAAGGGGGATGATGACAACGATCGAGGAACTGCTCATGTCGGCGGAATACGTCCTTTCAGCGGGAAACGATAACGTCATTCTCTGCGAGCGGGGCATACGGACCTTCGAGACGGCGACGAGAAACACCCTGGACATCAGCGCCGTCCCCGTTCTGAAAGAACTGACCCACCTGCCGGTCATCGTCGATCCCAGCCATGCCGCGGGGAACTGGAAATATGTTCTGCCGCTGGCGAAAAGTGCCTTGGCGGCCGGCGCCGACGGCCTCATGATCGAGGTCCATCCCGAACCGGAAAAGGCATACTCCGACGGCAAGCAGTCCCTGAAACCGGAAAAGTTCTACCAGCTCATGGATGAACTGCGGCACCTGGAAGGACATCTCAAAAAAGAAGGAGCGGCACTGCAATGA
- the aroB gene encoding 3-dehydroquinate synthase produces the protein MKKISVTLDGNHLSSHDVCIGKNILDRIGFLIAGSGAVSRRVIISDSTVASLYGEAVLEAFGKAGADCAMITFPAGEESKNIDTVLAVVSDLTTLQVDRASELIALGGGVTGDIVSFVASIYMRSIPYVHVPTTLLAQVDSSIGGKTGINLPAGKNLLGTFHQPRGTYIDIQFLKTLPEEEYLNGLSEIVKYGVIEDTTLLDLLENSIEDIRERKPQLLRQLVERSCMIKKNIVEMDETDRGLRRILNFGHTLGHAVEAESGYRVSHGKAVALGMIASARISEELKYLTHRERIRIETIIGELGLPCQIPAKISTAGIISRLKHDKKKKGDALHFVLLKKLGVPFMNGAVEESLIHNIVEDLKQ, from the coding sequence ATGAAAAAGATCAGCGTGACACTGGACGGGAACCATCTCTCTTCTCATGACGTCTGTATCGGGAAAAACATCCTCGACAGGATCGGGTTCCTCATCGCCGGAAGCGGCGCCGTTTCCCGGCGCGTTATCATCAGCGATTCAACTGTAGCATCCCTCTATGGCGAGGCGGTCCTCGAAGCATTTGGAAAAGCGGGGGCCGATTGCGCCATGATCACCTTTCCCGCCGGCGAGGAATCCAAAAACATCGACACGGTCCTTGCCGTCGTTTCGGACCTGACCACGCTCCAGGTGGACCGGGCGTCCGAACTGATTGCGCTGGGAGGCGGGGTTACCGGAGATATCGTCTCCTTTGTCGCGTCGATCTACATGCGATCGATACCGTATGTCCATGTGCCGACGACCCTGCTCGCGCAGGTCGACAGCAGCATCGGCGGCAAAACAGGCATAAATCTTCCGGCGGGGAAAAATCTTCTGGGGACCTTCCATCAGCCCCGGGGGACCTATATCGACATTCAATTTCTAAAAACCCTGCCTGAAGAAGAATACCTGAACGGCCTGTCCGAGATCGTCAAATACGGGGTCATTGAGGACACGACGCTGCTCGACCTTCTTGAAAACAGCATCGAAGATATTCGTGAGAGGAAACCACAGCTTTTGCGGCAGTTGGTTGAGCGGTCCTGCATGATCAAGAAAAACATCGTCGAAATGGACGAGACGGATCGGGGGCTTCGTCGAATTCTCAACTTCGGCCATACCCTGGGGCATGCCGTCGAGGCCGAATCGGGATACCGCGTCTCCCATGGAAAAGCGGTCGCCCTGGGGATGATCGCTTCCGCCAGGATATCTGAAGAATTGAAATACCTGACACACCGGGAGCGTATCCGCATAGAAACGATCATCGGGGAACTGGGGCTCCCCTGTCAAATTCCCGCCAAGATCAGCACCGCCGGCATCATTTCGCGTCTCAAGCACGACAAAAAGAAAAAGGGTGACGCGCTTCATTTCGTCCTGCTGAAAAAGCTGGGGGTCCCCTTCATGAACGGTGCCGTTGAAGAATCGCTGATCCACAACATAGTCGAGGATCTGAAACAATGA
- the pheA gene encoding prephenate dehydratase, whose amino-acid sequence MKNTSLRELRRRVQDMDRKLTSLLNERARIAVEIGMVKTAEGGTVYDPHQERRVYEQIGTINEGPLPESSLRHIFREIISASRSLQQPLTIAYLGPEASFSHLAAQSHFGGSVSFSAQPSINDVFDRVERGQAHYGVVPVENSLEGRVNLTLDRLLTTPLKIRAEIILPIRHCLMAAGILRDRILRVYSHPQALAQCQIWLRKHLPDCSLHAVESTAFAAQTARKDPEGAAIGSREAAAMYELKVIDEGIEDHSSNATRFLVIGDEGAGYIGGEKTSIVFGTRHEPGALHRALESFAKRCINLVRIESYPLKGSLWEYLFFVDFTGSEDDERIGQCLTELRERTTFYRHLGSYPQGAARQ is encoded by the coding sequence ATGAAGAATACATCATTGCGTGAATTGCGACGTCGGGTCCAGGACATGGACCGCAAGCTCACGTCACTTCTCAATGAGAGGGCCCGGATCGCCGTGGAGATCGGAATGGTAAAAACCGCCGAAGGCGGCACGGTGTATGACCCGCATCAGGAACGGCGCGTGTACGAACAGATCGGCACCATCAATGAAGGGCCGCTTCCCGAATCCTCACTCCGGCATATTTTCAGGGAGATCATATCGGCTTCCCGTTCCCTGCAGCAACCGTTGACGATCGCCTATCTCGGCCCGGAAGCATCTTTCTCCCATTTGGCGGCACAGTCCCACTTTGGTGGCAGCGTCTCCTTTTCGGCGCAGCCAAGCATTAACGATGTCTTTGACCGGGTCGAACGCGGGCAGGCCCATTACGGCGTCGTACCCGTCGAAAACTCGCTTGAAGGACGGGTCAATCTCACGCTTGACCGCCTGCTCACGACACCTTTGAAGATACGGGCCGAGATCATACTTCCCATCCGTCACTGCCTGATGGCGGCGGGGATACTCCGGGACCGGATCCTGCGGGTCTACTCCCATCCTCAGGCCCTCGCCCAGTGCCAGATATGGCTCCGGAAACATCTTCCCGACTGCTCGCTTCATGCCGTGGAAAGCACCGCCTTCGCCGCTCAAACGGCACGGAAGGACCCCGAGGGTGCGGCCATCGGGAGCAGGGAGGCGGCCGCCATGTACGAACTGAAAGTCATCGATGAAGGAATCGAGGACCATTCATCGAACGCGACGCGGTTCCTGGTGATCGGTGATGAAGGCGCCGGTTACATCGGTGGAGAGAAGACCTCTATCGTCTTCGGGACCCGGCATGAACCGGGGGCGCTGCATAGAGCTCTTGAATCCTTTGCAAAACGGTGCATCAACCTGGTCAGGATCGAATCCTACCCCCTCAAGGGAAGCCTCTGGGAATATCTTTTTTTCGTAGATTTTACCGGAAGCGAGGATGATGAGCGCATCGGTCAATGCCTCACCGAGCTCAGGGAGCGAACAACATTTTACCGCCATCTCGGCTCATATCCCCAGGGAGCGGCACGGCAATGA
- the aroD gene encoding type I 3-dehydroquinate dehydratase yields the protein MICIPVTATSTAMARVRMEHCAPHADMIELRIDRIDGPKLPELLGETPCPVIVTNRKKAEGGYFSGSEEERISTLLEAVRLKAGYVDIELSAGEEATGRLKEAIGANGSATRLIVSYHNFAETPPDGVLRNILTEAAAVGADIVKIATWATVPADNIRILSFLEAMTTSGADVIAFCMGTEGRVSRLLAPVFGSYLSYAALEKGMESAPGQFTAGEMRRFLEMLRS from the coding sequence ATGATCTGTATCCCCGTCACTGCAACCAGCACGGCAATGGCCCGGGTCCGGATGGAGCACTGTGCTCCTCATGCCGACATGATCGAATTGCGGATCGACCGTATTGACGGACCCAAGCTTCCTGAATTGCTCGGAGAAACTCCATGCCCCGTCATCGTCACGAACAGAAAGAAAGCGGAAGGAGGATACTTTTCCGGCAGCGAGGAAGAACGAATTTCGACACTGCTGGAGGCGGTCCGGCTGAAAGCAGGATATGTCGACATAGAACTGAGCGCGGGAGAGGAAGCGACCGGAAGGCTGAAAGAAGCGATCGGGGCGAACGGCTCCGCAACAAGGCTGATCGTCTCCTACCATAACTTTGCAGAAACACCCCCGGACGGGGTATTACGGAACATCCTTACCGAAGCCGCTGCGGTCGGTGCCGATATTGTCAAGATCGCAACCTGGGCGACGGTACCGGCGGACAATATCCGTATCCTGTCCTTTCTCGAAGCCATGACGACATCCGGAGCGGACGTCATCGCCTTCTGCATGGGAACCGAGGGACGGGTCAGCCGGTTGCTGGCACCCGTCTTCGGCTCCTATCTTTCCTACGCGGCCCTGGAAAAAGGCATGGAATCCGCCCCTGGCCAGTTCACCGCCGGAGAAATGAGAAGGTTCCTGGAGATGCTGCGATCATGA
- the aroE gene encoding shikimate dehydrogenase, with the protein MNRSPEQRYVLFGNPVGQSLSPLMHNAVFKREGLNARYHAMEIEDAGKIIDTMRSAGISGASITIPHKIAVMPYLNALSESAAAVGAVNTITRSGDGFSGDNTDWLGIVRSLKESMGVLQGKTFAVLGAGGTARAAVFGIKREGGLPVIINRTHRRAEMLAGEFNCGALPFTELSTFHADVFINTTPVGMFPHYDESPLPADWVKNFETIMDVIYNPVETRLLRHARRAGRRTVSGLSVFIYQGAEQLRLWTGIQPPVAFMRTIIGDAFNHEKD; encoded by the coding sequence ATGAACAGGTCACCTGAACAACGATATGTCCTTTTCGGAAACCCCGTCGGACAGAGCCTGTCGCCGCTCATGCACAACGCCGTCTTCAAGCGCGAAGGGCTCAATGCGCGGTACCACGCCATGGAGATCGAAGATGCCGGGAAGATCATAGACACGATGAGGTCCGCGGGTATTTCCGGCGCAAGCATTACGATCCCCCACAAGATCGCGGTCATGCCGTACCTCAACGCGCTCTCTGAAAGCGCCGCCGCTGTCGGTGCTGTCAATACGATCACCCGTTCAGGAGACGGTTTCAGCGGTGACAACACGGACTGGCTGGGCATCGTCCGATCATTGAAGGAATCGATGGGTGTTTTGCAGGGAAAGACCTTCGCCGTCCTCGGCGCGGGCGGGACCGCGCGGGCGGCGGTCTTCGGCATCAAGCGGGAAGGTGGCCTCCCCGTCATCATCAACAGAACGCACCGGCGGGCGGAGATGCTGGCCGGGGAATTCAACTGCGGCGCCCTCCCCTTCACGGAACTGTCGACATTCCATGCCGACGTTTTCATCAACACGACACCGGTTGGAATGTTCCCCCATTACGATGAATCACCGCTTCCGGCCGACTGGGTAAAGAACTTTGAAACGATCATGGATGTCATCTATAATCCGGTTGAAACAAGACTTCTCCGCCACGCCCGAAGAGCGGGCCGGCGGACGGTTTCGGGACTTTCCGTTTTCATTTATCAGGGAGCGGAACAACTGCGGCTCTGGACGGGGATACAGCCGCCCGTAGCCTTCATGAGAACGATCATCGGTGATGCGTTCAACCATGAAAAGGATTAG
- the aroA gene encoding 3-phosphoshikimate 1-carboxyvinyltransferase, translated as MKRIRTTGHLNATVRVPGSKSITQRMLITAFLAKGETVLRNALLSEDTSCLMEALRLLGAQIEHTAGRITITGTGGTVQNPGKPILMGNNGTAMRFLTTLTTLGRGTFTIDGSTRLRERPVKPLLDALGALGATAHGHDGRGRPPVTVQAAGTLRGGTVTFTDIDSSQYVSSLLLAAPCSGKGIAIMLEGATVSMPYVDMTIDVMNRFGVSVASEENRFLVTAPQWYRASDHVIEGDLSSASYFFLAAAIRGGTVRVLNVGTGSRQGDRRFLDILSDLGCRITRCAEWIEVTGVKLHRGDRCYDMADMPDMVPSLAVLAAYREGTTMIERVAHLRKKESDRLRALACELNRIGITVREKADGLEITGGAPRGTTIRTYDDHRIAMSFAVAGLVTEGMDIENEGCVEKSFPGFWTEMEKLYG; from the coding sequence ATGAAAAGGATTAGAACAACAGGACATCTCAATGCAACGGTGCGGGTCCCCGGCTCGAAGAGCATCACCCAGCGGATGCTCATCACGGCCTTCCTGGCAAAGGGGGAAACGGTGCTCCGTAATGCCCTCCTCTCCGAAGACACCTCCTGCCTGATGGAGGCGCTTCGCCTTCTCGGAGCCCAGATCGAACATACTGCCGGCAGGATCACCATCACGGGAACGGGAGGGACCGTTCAGAACCCCGGAAAACCCATCCTTATGGGGAACAACGGCACCGCCATGCGTTTTTTGACGACCCTGACAACCCTCGGCAGAGGGACGTTCACCATCGATGGAAGCACCCGCCTGCGGGAACGGCCGGTAAAACCACTCCTGGACGCTCTGGGAGCCCTCGGGGCAACGGCCCATGGTCATGACGGACGCGGCCGGCCGCCCGTCACCGTTCAGGCGGCGGGCACACTGCGCGGAGGAACGGTAACCTTCACGGACATCGACAGCAGCCAGTATGTATCGTCCTTGCTGCTGGCGGCCCCCTGCTCGGGAAAAGGCATTGCCATCATGCTCGAAGGCGCGACCGTTTCCATGCCGTACGTGGACATGACCATCGACGTGATGAACCGTTTCGGCGTGTCCGTGGCAAGCGAGGAGAACCGTTTCCTTGTTACGGCGCCGCAGTGGTACCGGGCCAGCGATCATGTGATCGAAGGCGACCTGTCAAGCGCTTCCTATTTTTTTCTCGCGGCGGCCATCCGCGGGGGAACGGTCAGGGTCCTGAACGTCGGCACGGGAAGCCGTCAGGGGGACCGGCGATTCCTTGACATCCTGTCGGACCTGGGCTGCAGGATAACCAGATGTGCCGAATGGATCGAGGTCACCGGCGTTAAGCTTCACCGGGGCGACCGTTGCTATGACATGGCGGACATGCCCGACATGGTCCCTTCCCTGGCGGTGCTTGCCGCCTACCGTGAAGGGACGACCATGATCGAACGCGTTGCCCATCTGCGGAAAAAGGAAAGTGATCGATTGCGGGCGCTGGCATGCGAGCTGAACCGGATCGGCATCACCGTCCGGGAAAAAGCGGACGGACTGGAGATCACGGGAGGAGCGCCTCGGGGAACGACCATCAGAACCTATGACGACCATCGCATTGCCATGAGTTTTGCCGTGGCCGGGCTTGTCACGGAGGGAATGGACATCGAAAATGAGGGGTGCGTCGAAAAGTCCTTTCCCGGGTTCTGGACTGAAATGGAAAAACTGTACGGATGA
- a CDS encoding shikimate kinase, with protein MNTIILIGHRCTGKTSVGRLLAHRLGLDFIDADELIESRSNLTVREIVARGGWPLFREKEKEILRELARRPDAVIAAGGGSCDDPENRKLLKEENLVVWLTADAETIIERMGLDTQSGERRPSLTGTDVLEETMSLLSQRAPLFREIADLAIDTTGKTVADVVGLIVDFRLHAKEFSCPEVQ; from the coding sequence ATGAACACCATCATTCTCATCGGACATCGCTGCACGGGAAAGACATCGGTGGGGAGGCTTCTCGCCCACCGGCTCGGCCTCGACTTCATTGACGCAGACGAGCTCATCGAGTCCCGCTCGAACCTGACCGTACGGGAAATCGTCGCGCGCGGCGGCTGGCCCCTGTTCCGTGAAAAGGAAAAGGAAATCCTGCGCGAACTGGCCCGGAGGCCGGATGCCGTTATTGCCGCCGGCGGGGGTTCTTGTGATGATCCGGAAAACCGGAAACTTCTGAAAGAGGAAAATCTCGTCGTCTGGCTCACCGCCGACGCAGAGACCATCATCGAACGGATGGGGCTTGACACGCAGAGCGGAGAGAGGCGGCCGTCCCTGACGGGAACCGATGTCCTGGAAGAAACGATGTCGCTCCTCTCACAAAGAGCGCCCCTGTTCAGAGAAATAGCCGATCTCGCGATCGACACCACGGGGAAAACCGTGGCAGATGTGGTCGGGCTGATCGTGGATTTCAGACTTCATGCAAAGGAGTTCTCATGTCCGGAAGTTCAATAG